CCGGCATGCCGTACTTCTCCACCGACACCACCGCCGCCCAGCGCGCCCTGGAGATCGACGCGGAGGCCCTGCTGATGGGCAAGAACGGCGTCGACGGCGTCTACGACTCCGATCCCAAGACCAACCCCGACGCGGTGAAGTTCGACGCCCTCGAATACGGCGAGGTCATCACCCGCGACCTCCGGGTCGCCGACGCCACCGCCGTCACGCTCTGCCGCGACAACAGGCTGCCCATCCTCGTTTTCGAACTTCTGAAGGAAGGGAATATCGCGCGGGCGGTCCGGGGTGAGAAGATCGGCACCCTCGTAAGCGATCAGGGCAGCCGGGCCTGACCGAGCCCGCGCCCGGGTACCCGACGTGTGCCCCGGGGAGCCGGGTACGCGGCCGGGAATCGGCCCCCTGGGGGGATGGACAAAGGCCTGCCGGAAGGACACCGTGCAGGCAACAGACACGACGCAGCCGGCCGCAGCCCGTGCGAAGCCGGGCCAGCTCAAGACACGCAGGAGCAAGTGGTGATCGAAGAGACCCTCCTCGAGGCCGAGGAGAAAATGGAGAAGGCCGTCGTGGTCGCCAAGGAGGACTTCGCCGCGATCCGCACGGGCCGTGCGCACCCGGCGATGTTCAACAAGATCGTGGCCGACTACTACGGTGCGATGACCCCGATCAACCAGCTCGCCTCGTTCTCCGTGCCCGAGCCCCGGATGGCCGTGGTGACCCCGTTCGACAAGTCCGCCCTGCGCAACATCGAGCAGGCCATCCGCGACTCCGACCTGGGCGTCAACCCGAGCAACGACGGCCACATCATCCGGGTGGTCTTCCCGGAGCTCACCGAGGAGCGCCGCAAGGAGTTCATCAAGGTCGCCAAGACCAAGGGTGAGGACGCCCGGATCTCGATCCGCTCGGTGCGCCGCAAGGCCAAGGAGGCCATCGACAAGCTGATCAAGGACGGCGAGGTCGGCGAGGACGAGGGCCGCCGCGCGGAGAAGGAGCTCGACGACACCACCGCGAAGTACGTCGCCCAGGTGGACGAGCTGCTCAAGCACAAGGAATCCGAGCTGCTCGAGGTCTGATGAACGACTCA
The nucleotide sequence above comes from Streptomyces sp. TS71-3. Encoded proteins:
- the frr gene encoding ribosome recycling factor encodes the protein MIEETLLEAEEKMEKAVVVAKEDFAAIRTGRAHPAMFNKIVADYYGAMTPINQLASFSVPEPRMAVVTPFDKSALRNIEQAIRDSDLGVNPSNDGHIIRVVFPELTEERRKEFIKVAKTKGEDARISIRSVRRKAKEAIDKLIKDGEVGEDEGRRAEKELDDTTAKYVAQVDELLKHKESELLEV